A window of Candidatus Woesearchaeota archaeon genomic DNA:
TATGCATCAACTGCTTATCTGTGCGAAGTATCAGGAGAAGCAACGGCTCAAAGTGACGCAAAATCCTTGCTGTGGATAGACCTTAATGATCTTGAACAGTATAAAGATCGCTTCTGCTTTGATCACTACACTATTGTGCGCGATGCACTTGGACTAAAGAAATAGATAACCCCTGCTGAGATTCTCTCTCAAAAATACGAAGTACCCAGAACTGAGAGATTTTCAAGAACTTGTTTTACGCGCGGATGTTGATGTAAGAAGAGTTCAAGAGGGGAAGCACCGTTATAATGCAAAATGTCTTTCTCAAACGCGTGAAGCCAAGACTCATCTCGAATTTGTTGTTCGCTCGTAAGAGGTACAAAACTTCCATCTTTATCTAACATGCCTTTGCAAACATACACTGCTTGTAATGAGTCCCTTGGTGCGATCCACAAAAAAGGCGGTGTGCTTTTCGTATTAAGGAACACCGAGTAGTCTCTTAATTCTACTGCTCTCCCAATATCAGTCTCTCGAGACTTAGGCGAGTATGCCAATTCCAGAGCGATTTGAGCAATGTTCTCCGTCATAAGAAAGTGGTTTCAAGAACACAGATATATAAATGTTACAGTACCTTACATGAGGCATACTGCTTCAAGAGGCACCTGCACCTAAAATGACTGCGTACACCATATTACGTTTTCCTACGTCTTCATACGTCTTCTCCCGACAACCCTCCAACTCACGCTGCAACTGTTTTCTGGAAGAAACAATCTGCTTAAATCAGCGTAAAATCAAAGGCAACTCAGTACGTTTTTTTTTAAAAAAAAAACGCATGACTTTACGTAACTGCAGTGATACAAGTCACGCAATGTGTGATGTGTTAGTTGAACCAGTCACTAATGTTCCCCTTTCCACACAACAACTCCTTTTTTCTTCACCTCTTTGATCCTATGAAAGGGAATGGTTACTTCCCTATCATCAATCCAATCAATCAGCACACCATCTCGTACCTCTACTTCCATCAAATCTACAAATATGAGCTTGTTTGCTATTCTATCAAAATAGCCAATCTCATACTCGGATTCAGTTTCACGCTCATCCCATTTGATTTTGTTTAATAAGTCCTTTATGGGCATCATGTTCTCGTCCCTCAACTTAGGTGCTGTTCGTTATACAACGCCCTTCTCTTACTTATCTTATAGTCTCACAGCGCTTTAGTATGAAGAGGATGTGTATAATGACCTGGACTACATAAAGAAAAAACAGATCAATATAGTAAACACCTCTCTTCAATGTGTTAAACAAAAAGAATGTACAACAAAGATAAAAAGCTAACGCAACTCTTAAAAATCACATAACGTCCTTTTACAAAATGGAATTACTTTTTCAAGGAGCCGAAGCGAAAATTTATGAAAAGAACGGCACCATTCATAAAGAGCGTATTGAAAAGACCTACCGCCACTTTGAACTAGATACTTCTTTGAGAAAATTCCGAACGAATAGAGAAGCAAAAATCCTCAAAAAACTTGAGGAGATTGCATTTCCCGCACCCAGACTTCTCAGAAAAGAAACATTTACCATCATCATGGAAAAAATCAGAGGACCTCCAATAAAAGACGTATTCATTCTTGAACACGCAAAAGAAATCGGAAGACTCATCGGCATTCTTCACTCACACGATATTATTCACGGAGATCTTACCACATCAAACATGATTTTAAATGAAGAAGAGGGCAAGTTGTACTTTATTGACTTCGGCCTTGCACAGATCTCTAAAAAAAGAGAAGATAAAGCAGTTGATCTTCACCTCTTAAAACACGCCCTAGAATCTAAACACTGGGACATCGCAAACGAAGCGTTCAACATCATCCTCGAAGAATACTCAAAACAACTTGATGCAAAAGAAATTCTCAAACGCTTAGACGTTGTTGAGCTTCGAGGACGAAACAAGGGAAAAGGGGATTAAAAAAGAAAAAGAGAATTCCAACAGTTTCTAGTACATCAATAGGCCACTATAAAACAATATCCACAGTCTTATTTTGGAACACTTTTATAAACACCCAAAGTTCCCTTCTCTGCTATGGAACTCTTAAACGCTAAAGGAACGCGAGACTTTGATCCACAAGATATGATCTTACGTAATAATCTCTTCTCAACACTTAGACGCATCTTTGAGCGTTATGGTTTCAGCCCCGTTGAAACACCCGTTCTTGAACGTTTTGATATCCTTGCTGCAAAGTATGCAGGAGGCTCAGAAATCCTTAAAGAAACATTTAGACTTAATGACCAAGGAGGACGTGATTTGTGCCTTCGCTATGATCTAACCGTTCCTTTTGCGCGTTACGTTGGAATGAGACGATCCCTGAAGATGCCATTTAAGCGCTACGCAATAGGTCCCGTGTTTAGGGATGGCCCTATTAAGCTTGGACGTTATCGTGAATTTTATCAGTGCGATGCAGATATTGTAGGGACGAAGAGTATGCTTGCAGATGCTGATTGCATTAAAATTTTCCAGGCATTTTTCAAAGAGATCGATATGGATGTTATAATTAAAGTGAATAATCGAAAAGTGCTTGATACTTATCTTTCTTGGGCAGGAGTCGCAAAAGATAAACTTCTTGAGGCTGTTCTTATCATTGATAAACTTGACAAGATAGGACTTGAAGAGGTCAAAAAAGAGCTAAGAGGCATTGGTTGTGATGATGAAGTGTGTAATAAGATTGAAGCTGTTCTTGACCTTGATGGAGATAATCAAAAGCTTCTTGCTAAACTTGAAGAGCTTATTGGATCCTGTGAAGGAATTGATGAGCTTAAAGAGTTGCTCTCATATCTTGATGATACCAATGTCGAGATTTCTTTTGCTCTTGCAAGAGGTCTTGCCTATTACACAGGTACTGTCTTTGAAGTGTTTCTTGCTGATGGAAGTTATGATCGCGCACTGGGTTCTGGAGGACGTTATGATTCAATGATTGGGGAGTTTGTCGGGGGAGGACGCGAGTATCCTGCAGTGGGATGTAGTTTTGGCATTGAGCCCATAACCGACATGCTCAAAAAGCAAGAGTCCCTAACGCAAAAAACAGTAACAGAGATATTTATTGTTCCTATCAAAACTGTTTCTGAATGTGTTAAAATCGCAGATCAACTACGCTCTTATGGACTTAACGTTGATATGGATTTGCTTGGAAAAGGCATTTCAAAAAACTTAGAGTATTGCAATTTCTATAATATTCCTTTTGCACTTATTGTCGGGGAAAATGAACTTGCATCTGGACGATTACAACTTAAAAACATGGCCACTGGGGAAAAAGAAGAGTTAACAGTTGAAGAGATTGTAAAAAAACTTGTTCCTGTTGCATGAGTATTTTCGTAATATCTCGTTTAACAATTCTTTAGACATGCGTATCAAATGACCTTGTGCAATCAGATTACTCTTTTTTCTTTGTTGTGACTATCGTCCTCTCACCAATGATAAACAAATGTTCTGCTTGTGAGATTAATCCGCCGTCGCGATCAACCAGCGGAGGGTATGATCGAATGGCACCTACGCGTTTGAGTTCTGCCATTGCAAGTTTTGCCTGTGCTCCGAATTCTTCGTGTACCCACCTCTCAGAAAATGGAAGACCGTGACGAGTTGCCAAAAAATCCTGCACGCGTCGAGAAATTGGTGATCGTACAGGAACTCTACGCACTAGTGCATGAATAGAAGCATGTCCTCTCTCTTCGATAAACCCAGATCCTGTTGTTGCAAATGGTTCAATTGCACACACCATGCCTTCTTCGAGAGGTGTTTTGTCTTTGGTGTCATAATTGGGAATGGAGAGGCCTGCATGCAAAGTGTATGGTTCTATGGTGTGGCCTGCAAGGTTGCGCACGGGATTAAAACCATGACTCTCAATTGTTTCTTGTACGGTTTTTCCAATTTCTCCAAGAGTAATTCCCGGAGCGAGTATTTTTTCTACATTGAGTAGTGCTTCGCGTGATGCTTTGATTAGGTCTGTGTGTTTTCCTGAGAGATCTATTGTTACCGCGTTGTCACCACAATACCCCTCTTGATGAGCTCCGATATCTAGTTTGACAACATCTTGATCAGTAAAGGTGCGTTCGTCGTCTATTCTTGCGCTGTCGTGAGCTGCGGTGCTGTTGAGGGAAATGTTTGCGGGAAATGCTATTTCAAGTCCCTTGTCAAGAATGTATTGTTCCATTGCGCGTGCAACATCCATCAACTTAGCACCGGGTTTGACAAGCTTTGCACCTTCTTGCAACGCACCTACTGAGACTTGTCCTGCTCTTATAAGCTTGTTAAGAACTTCTTGATCCATTGGTAAGAAAGAACATTTTCTTTATTTAAGCCTTATGTCCTTAAAAAAAATTATTCTGCTCTGTAAAGCAGAATTAGACCTTCAACGAGACTTGAAGCAAAAGCCTTGCCCATGCGGTACCTTTTGTCAAATAACTCTTTTTTAAACGTGGTGTTCTCATCAGTAAGAGATTTTT
This region includes:
- the hisS gene encoding histidine--tRNA ligase encodes the protein MELLNAKGTRDFDPQDMILRNNLFSTLRRIFERYGFSPVETPVLERFDILAAKYAGGSEILKETFRLNDQGGRDLCLRYDLTVPFARYVGMRRSLKMPFKRYAIGPVFRDGPIKLGRYREFYQCDADIVGTKSMLADADCIKIFQAFFKEIDMDVIIKVNNRKVLDTYLSWAGVAKDKLLEAVLIIDKLDKIGLEEVKKELRGIGCDDEVCNKIEAVLDLDGDNQKLLAKLEELIGSCEGIDELKELLSYLDDTNVEISFALARGLAYYTGTVFEVFLADGSYDRALGSGGRYDSMIGEFVGGGREYPAVGCSFGIEPITDMLKKQESLTQKTVTEIFIVPIKTVSECVKIADQLRSYGLNVDMDLLGKGISKNLEYCNFYNIPFALIVGENELASGRLQLKNMATGEKEELTVEEIVKKLVPVA
- a CDS encoding DUF504 domain-containing protein, with translation MMPIKDLLNKIKWDERETESEYEIGYFDRIANKLIFVDLMEVEVRDGVLIDWIDDREVTIPFHRIKEVKKKGVVVWKGEH
- a CDS encoding Kae1-associated serine/threonine protein kinase, with product MELLFQGAEAKIYEKNGTIHKERIEKTYRHFELDTSLRKFRTNREAKILKKLEEIAFPAPRLLRKETFTIIMEKIRGPPIKDVFILEHAKEIGRLIGILHSHDIIHGDLTTSNMILNEEEGKLYFIDFGLAQISKKREDKAVDLHLLKHALESKHWDIANEAFNIILEEYSKQLDAKEILKRLDVVELRGRNKGKGD